Part of the Melopsittacus undulatus isolate bMelUnd1 chromosome 14, bMelUnd1.mat.Z, whole genome shotgun sequence genome is shown below.
TACAGACGCTCTCCAAGTGAGAAAGTCACTCCtgtaaaagcatattttctttcagaggaGTATAGCATTTCACATGTTCTGCTCTTGTCTGGgttctgctgcctgctggctgTGCCAGCTCTCTTGGATAAAAGgttactgtgttttgtttggtatgGCAGACTTGAATTTGATGCTTTCTGTGGGCTTAGTTGGCTGTCAGCATCACTGCAAGTTCACCATCTCTCATGTTTACTTGGTTGAATCAGTCTTTCTACTTGGTAAAAGTCCTTAATGATGCAATGTTTGCTCTTTTTGCTGGAAGTCTGGGTTATTGCAATTAACATTGCTAGGGTTTTGCTGTGCAATTCTGTGGAATACTGAATTACTGGCACTAAGTAATACTGAATTACTTGGAAAGATAAGGCAGCTTTAGCAAGCCCTATTCCAGTCCCATTTCTTACAATGTGGTgcaacagggtttttttctagcAGAACTTTGTCTGTTCTGAAATGCTGATTTGTGTCATATTTGAAAGGGAATTAACAGAACAGCTGTTTTCAAATTTACAGCACATCTTCATTACAGATTAGAGTTTTGGACAGAAGACATTTGGGGCTTGTGGTGTTAAAGTTGAAAGAGTAGaatattttcagggaaaaaagggCTTTGACTTGGTAAAAGTCCTGATATTTTGATGTTACAAATAGAGATGTTTAAAACAACATCCAATTGAAAATGGGATTCTGCCTGTTAGAACTGTTCATCCAAAATAGGTGCTTGGTAGTACCAGTGATTGGGTCATGGATGTTTGTCTTGGTCTGAAACTGGCTTCTTATTTACAACTCCTGAATTCTTCTTTCCAGAGTTTGGGGGCTTTGGATCAGTCAGTGGAAAAATTGAAATTGAAATCAAGATAAATCACGAGGGAGAAGTGAACAGAGCACGTTACATGCCACAGAACCCGTGCATCATCGCCACGAAGACTCCATCCAGTGATGTCCTTGTCTTTGATTACACCAAACACCCTTCTAAACCAGGTGTCTGCTTCTTTATTATGCCTGTGCTTCAGGGATCAGCCAGCCCTTCCTTAGGCATGGGTGATGTAGTGAAAAAGAGGTTCTTTGACTCCTCTGTAGATAGTGTAGCACTAATTTAGACTGGACTGACTGCTTCTGGACCatccagacacacacacacaaataggCAGCTTGGAAAAATCTGCAATGTGCTTTTATTAAGCTGAGAAGACAGCTGAGTTGTCTCAGTGTATTCTGTTTTAATGAGGTGATTTTTCAGCCAGAGAAAATGCTCAAAAggtagagagagagagatccTGTTGAAAACATCAAAGTAAAGTTTAGTAAAGCACAATGAAACTCAATGGTTGGTATTCAAGGATGTGCTGGGAATTATACTAGGTGCTAGAGTTTTCACACTGTCTCTTTACAGACCCTTCTGGAGAGTGTAACCCTGATCTGCGTCTTCGTGGACACCAGAAGGAAGGTTATGGGCTGTCATGGAACCCAAACCTGAGCGGGCATTTGCTTAGTGCTTCTGATGATCATGTGAGTACTTCATATGGAGCTGGGGTACAACCTGCACCAAGTGTCCCTTGGCAAAGGTCAAAACCAGTGCATTTTTTGAGGGGGAGGAGGTGAGGAGAGTATCTCCTTCAAAGAcattattttaactgttttttatatgttttaaagACCATTTGCTTGTGGGATATTAGTGCTGTTCCAAAGGAAGGCAAAGTGGTGGATGCAAAGACCATCTTCACAGGGCATACAGCAGTAGTGGAAGATGTATCTTGGCACCTGCTCCATGAATCTCTTTTTGGATCGGTTGCTGATGATCAGAAGCTCATGATGTAAGTGGGGTAGTGTCTTCAGAAACTGAGTTCTTCTGTCTCTcttgctttcctctctgctcctcagtAAAATGGGATATAAATCTTTGTTTCAGTTCCATGTGTTTTCCTCTTACAGTTGGGATACTCGGTCAAACAACACTTCCAAACCTAGTCATTCAGTGGATGCTCACACAGCTGAAGTCAACTGCCTCTCTTTCAATCCCTACAGTGAGTTTATCCTGGCTACAGGATCAGCTGATAAGGTACTTGAACTTGGATACCTTGACCTTGGAAGTTCAAGCTGATACCTTGAACTTGGAACATGGTTAGCTTCTGGTGACTGAGTGGTTACTTCAATGAAAAAtggctttctccttttttcctagACTGTTGCTTTATGGGACTTGAGGAACCTGAAACTAAAACTGCACTCCTTTGAATCACACaaagatgaaatatttcaggtaTAGCAACATGTCTTTGTCTTTTGTGCGCATGGTTCTACTTAGCTGTctgcaaaaatgaaaaccatGGTTTTCTACtccatgtttttattaaatgcaCTTAAACCCTCTTACATTCTTCTTATCTCCTTATAATTTTGTGGCTTGTTGGGGAGCTGGATAGTGCTTTCTTGGTGGGGGGAGAGCTCCAGTACAGGTAAGAGTGCCCAGCAGGCCAGGGGCAGACTAACAAGGAGCTGGTGTAGAGCTTTAACCACCCAGCAGGGTGAGATGCCAGCAGCACTGAGTACACGTGAATTATTCATGGCAGCAGATTGAAGCAGGGAGGCACAATGAAATGGctgcagtgttttcagctgctctgcttggtcCTGTTGGAAGGCTTTAGCCAGACCCATTCAAGGGGATCACTGGAACATTCTGTGACAATGAACAATTGCTAATTTTGCTGGTGTAAATATAGAATGTTAGCATCATGGGTAGCACGTGCAGAGCAGATACAGTATTTCCATCTCATGCCTTACTCAGAAGAGAAATATGCAGAGATTTTTTTGCAGAAGGATTACTAGTTAATCCTAGTGGTTACCCCTAAATAAAATTACACATGGAATTCTGAAATGTGGAGGTAGCGTGCAGAATGAGGTGTTCTGTTCTAATCCTGTGATCCTATTAAATGCTGTGTTTCGGAGAGATTTAGCTCTAGCAGAAGGACTAAATGTGAGGTTTTAGGCAGTTCAGCTTAAtaactgatttcttttcatgtgtAAACTGTACCTTCTCCTTAAGGAATCTGTAGTTTATATTTGTGCAGTCCTCACTAAGGTAAGggacagctcctgcccttgAGAGTTGTTTGCACTTTGTAACACGTGGCTTGTGTTAGAGGAAAGGTTCATGTGGTACCTTTTTGATGCTCAAATGCCTTGTTGGTGTATGAATGTCCATAAACCTGTGTTAAGAGTGTTATTATTGGACATACCAATTTGAATTTTCACAGAGCTTTTGTGGTACAAACTACAGTGGTGTTTGTTGTGAATGTCTGTCACGTTACAGCTTCTCCAAACTAACTTCCTTCCTAAATTCATCCTTGCCTGTAGGTTCAGTGGTCTCCCCACAATGAAACTATCCTGGCTTCCAGTGGCACCGACCGCAGGCTAAATGTCTGGGACTTGAGGTAAATCCCAAATAACTCACGTTGTCCTGACAAGGTGATGTTAGGAATTGCATCACAATGCAAAAGCTGAACAACCAACCCCtcatctttccattttcctctctttttaaacagtaaaatcGGAGAAGAGCAATCCCCTGAAGATGCTGAGGATGGTCCCCCAGAGCTGTTGGCAAGTCTTTTGAATCTCACTATTTTGGTCTATTACTCATCTTTGCAATGGAGATTTGAAAACATtccctatttctttttctatcccCAATGCTAGTTTATCCATGGTGGTCACACTGCAAAGATCTCGGACTTCTCCTGGAATCCCAATGAGCCCTGGGTAATTTGTTCTGTATCAGAAGATAATATCATGCAAGTCTGGCAGATGGTAAGTTGTTTGGGAAGGGGCAGGAAGTGGCAGGTGAGAGATGCTGTTTTTCAGCATCCCTGGTTTTATTTGCAGCTCTTGGAATTAGCACTGCATGAATCTCAAAGGGGCAGTGAAATCCACTTTAGGTTTGGCTGAAACAGTGGTTTACAAATAGATAGTTGGGGGTTTTTATCTACAACTGGGTTCACAGGGGCTTTGTTCGTACAGTTCTTGTGGAAGATGCTGCTAAGTGAAAGATCTCATAAATGTACAGGAAATAGTCTGTTCATTGAAGTAAATCTTGCAATGCTTTAACAAGGCAGATTTCCACAAGCTACAGTAATTTACAGGAGACTTAAATGTTCTGGAGATGTGGCTGTTCTGAAAAGGATcatttgttttacttctttaaTGTAAATGGCCTTGAGGAACCAGGGATGGGTGATACCTGCAGGTGAAAAGCTGCTGGTTTTTGAATAGTTCTGGCAGATGGAATCCCATttgctgctgtgggaaatgCTTCTCCAGTTCCTCCATCTCTTGTCTTGCAGGCGGAGAACATTTATAATGATGAAGACCCTGAAGGAAGTGTGGATCCAGAAGGTCAAGGATCCTAGATGACaactttttccctctttctagtctttttccttctcttccctctcaACCCTGATATTGACTTAACACTGGTTTTGAGACACACGTAGACTTTGTGTTCAGCCATCAATCTGTAGATAGCATCAACAGGCTTTTTAACCCAGCCCCTGAGGGCTTAGCCCAGTGCAACAGCCACCATGCTGTAGCTCCTCAGCCATATTCCTCTTGCACATAGGGCTGGCTGTCCCATTTTCACTGCCTTCATCACACGGAGCAgagttggtttttgttggtttttcttctgtctttagcTTGCTACAGCTGCAGACTTTTGTCTCATTTGAAAGGTTAAATCAGTAGAGCTACCAGAGTGTGCTTGAGCCAATGGAGATGATACAAGAGTTAATCCACTGGCAGGTCAGAGTGTGGAAGGTGTCATCCTCTTCAGTACAACTCTGAAATCTTAGGATTCCTTTAATCTGTACCTTGTGGattttcctgcctctgcagatACAGACTTGCAGATTCTGACTTGAACTGAAgttgaatttcttcctttatctTTTGGTCTCTACTGATGATTCTGGgtttttcattccttccttcctttcccttttctcccatcTGCTGGCTGACAGCAGGTTGCATTCCTTAGCTATTCCTGCAGAGCATCATTCACCTTCCATGTGTTTTGCTCTATTGTGTGTTTCTTGAGCTGTGTTTTCacttctatttctttcctttctgtgaaaTGGTTTTTAAAACTTGGGGCCCCCAAGTTGTAAAGATGTCTGTTTTTACCAGCTGATGTACCACAGGTGGCATGCCCGGTACCCTCCAACACCATTGGTAGCTGGTATGTGTAAAGCAAATCAAACATGGATGAGCTACTTGTTTTAGGAGTTAGTCCTTGACCACTAGTTTCTGCACATCTTCACTAGGGTGTCCTGTCCACCAGCAGCCTGTTACTCTCCATGCTCCTCATGACTAACTGCGTGTAAGTGCTTCAGATGGAATAAATTTTTCTACGTAAGTGCTGTGAAGCTTTGGGCTGATGTTTTTGTTGGgttgatgttttccttctgccttaAACTCCCTTTGTGGAGAGGAAAATGCACCTCTTCAGGAAGCAGAGTGTGAGctctgcctgtgtgtgtgtgtgtcctgtggGACAGGGGGCTGGTACAGGCATCCCTGTGTTTGTACCATGTGGATGCTTCTTCCCCTCTTGTTTCCACTGCTCTCTGTGTGAAATGAGAACTTAATATCCACAAGTTGCCACTGTATTGAGGTGTTGCTTCCATCTGGAGCGTGCTGGATTTTGGGTCTGCCTTTAGCCCTTGCCCCAGAAGGCTGGGGTTTAGTTAGTCTGCAGCATGAGTAGTTTGATAAAAGGATCCTGGTTTGACACAGTGTTTTCTCATTGAGACACACCTTTGACAATTAAAGTATCCTTAAACTCTGacctttattttcagtgtgagACTTTATATAAAGTGGGAACCTATTGTCCACAAACTAGTTTCTGTGGCCCGTGGTGGAGCATGTCCCAGTACAGCAGAGGCCCTTgcaatacaaaagaaaaccctgTTAAAAGCATAAAGCTCTTGCCTGTAAACTTTAAAACTCAACTGGGGAACACTGGCTCCCAGAGCACTGCTTCCTGGGCAGGCTCATACACTCCACCCCTGCACCAAGACGTGTTCCCAAACACAGCACAACATACATCTGTTCATCTATGTCCATGGTTCAGTGCAAGTATTTGCTCAGCAGTTTTACTACTCGATCACCAGCAGCACCTTGAGGAATACACACGAGTGATTGTGCAGTATTCCTGACttcaggcagctgctgtgcctCGGGTAGGGTAAGCAGCAAGAGGAGATGTCCCCTGCAGATCCCTCTGTCCCTTACTCCTGCtacagagaggggaaaagtCCTTCATTCCTGACAGTCCTGGTctgttttgtcttctggtttGCAGAGGTGGCCGTAGATTTCTAAGCAGCTCCTGTAGGGGTAGAAAGTCAATTCAGGGAACTGAGTGTTCATGGGAGTTACTCATggagaaaacagggaaaggagaCAGATGCTATTTCTGAAAACCATTATTTCTCTTCACAGTATGAAAGAACTAACTGGGAAACACTTAAACTGGCCCAGTAACATGGTGTGGTGAGTGCTTGGATCCAACCTGGCCCTTCCAGAGCCCTTGGCAAACACCCCAGCTGTAACAGggaatgtaatttttaatgggATCCATGGGAAGAGGCAGCTCAGAGCTGTGAGATCCCTCTCGGTGCAA
Proteins encoded:
- the RBBP4 gene encoding histone-binding protein RBBP4 translates to MADKEAAFDDAVEERVINEEYKIWKKNTPFLYDLVMTHALEWPSLTAQWLPDVTRPEGKDFSIHRLVLGTHTSDEQNHLVIASVQLPNDDAQFDASHYDSEKGEFGGFGSVSGKIEIEIKINHEGEVNRARYMPQNPCIIATKTPSSDVLVFDYTKHPSKPDPSGECNPDLRLRGHQKEGYGLSWNPNLSGHLLSASDDHTICLWDISAVPKEGKVVDAKTIFTGHTAVVEDVSWHLLHESLFGSVADDQKLMIWDTRSNNTSKPSHSVDAHTAEVNCLSFNPYSEFILATGSADKTVALWDLRNLKLKLHSFESHKDEIFQVQWSPHNETILASSGTDRRLNVWDLSKIGEEQSPEDAEDGPPELLFIHGGHTAKISDFSWNPNEPWVICSVSEDNIMQVWQMAENIYNDEDPEGSVDPEGQGS